The Apium graveolens cultivar Ventura chromosome 6, ASM990537v1, whole genome shotgun sequence genome contains a region encoding:
- the LOC141666956 gene encoding ATP synthase gamma chain, chloroplastic gives MACSNLTMLVSSKPSLSDSSPLSFSSCLNPFQLSNHTSTTIANPSRSSSVTPVHCNLRELRDRIASVSNTQKITEAMKLVAAAKVRRAQEAVVSARPFSETLVEVLYSINEQLQTEDVDSPLTNVRPVKKVALVVVTGDRGLCGGFNNQIIKKAEARIKELKALNLEYTVISVGKKGNTYFLRRPYIPVDKFIEGGNLPTAKEAQAIADDVFSLFVSEEVDKVELLYTKFVSLVKSNPVIHTLLPLSPKGEICDINGTCVDAADDEFFRLTTKEGKLTVERDVVRTETVDFSPVLQFEQDPVQILDALLPLYLNSQILRSLQESLASELAARMSAMSSATDNAKELKKSYTQVYNRKRQAKITGEILEIVAGANAIG, from the exons ATGGCTTGTTCAAATCTAACCATGTTGGTGTCTTCAAAACCTTCACTTTCTGACTCCTCTCCACTCTCTTTCAGTTCTTGTTTAAACCCTTTCCAGCTTTCTAACCACACTTCCACCACCATTGCAAACCCCTCAAGGTCTTCATCTGTCACTCCTGTTCACTGCAATCTTCGTGAACTTCGTGATCGTATAGCATCAGTTTCCAACACTCAGAAGATCACTGAGGCTATGAAGCTTGTAGCTGCAGCTAAAGTTAGAAGAGCACAAGAAGCTGTGGTCAGTGCAAGACCATTTTCAGAAACACTTGTTGAAGTTCTTTACAGCATCAATGAGCAACTACAAACAGAAGATGTTGATTCTCCATTAACAAATGTTAGGCCTGTTAAAAAAGTTGCATTAGTTGTTGTTACAG GTGATAGAGGTCTATGTGGTGGCTTCAACAATCAAATCATCAAAAAAGCCGAAGCAAGAATTAAAGAATTAAAAGCTTTAAATCTTGAATACACTGTCATTAGTGTTGGTAAAAAAGGAAATACATATTTTCTCAGGAGACCTTATATACCAGTAGACAAGTTTATTGAAGGTGGTAATCTTCCCACGGCAAAAGAAGCACAAGCAATAGCAGATGATGTGTTCTCACTTTTCGTGAGTGAAGAAGTTGACAAAGTGGAGCTTTTATACACGAAATTCGTGTCATTAGTTAAGTCTAACCCGGTGATCCACACATTACTTCCATTATCACCAAAGGGAGAAATTTGTGACATAAATGGAACATGTGTTGATGCAGCAGACGATGAGTTTTTCAGGTTAACAACAAAAGAAGGGAAATTGACAGTGGAACGAGACGTGGTTAGGACTGAAACTGTCGATTTTTCACCTGTTTTGCAATTCGAGCAAGACCCTGTTCAGATTCTTGATGCATTGTTGCCACtttatctcaacagtcagatTTTAAGGTCGTTGCAGGAATCATTAGCTAGTGAACTTGCTGCAAGAATGAGCGCGATGAGTAGTGCTACCGATAATGCAAAAGAGCTGAAGAAGAGTTACACACAAGTGTACAATAGGAAGCGCCAGGCTAAAATTACTGGAGAGATATTGGAGATTGTAGCTGGAGCAAATGCAATTGGTTAA
- the LOC141665274 gene encoding calcium-dependent protein kinase yields MGGCFSKKDYEEGANGYRSAATAYHTVSAEKSSQRPQQAQPRPQPQVQQTGPSLKPRQVSRPEPNTILGKPFEDIRAIYTLGKELGRGQFGCVYQCTENSTGQLYACKSILKRKLVSKNDKEDIKREIQILQHLSGQPNIVEFKGVYEDRQSVHLVMELCAGGELFDRIIAQGHYSERAAATICRQIVNVVHVCHFMGVMHRDLKPENFLLSSKDKDAMLKATDFGLSVFIEEGKVYRNIVGSAYYVAPEVLRRSYGKEIDIWSAGVILYILLSGVPPFWAENEKGIFDAILEGVIDFESEPWPSVSNSAKDLVRKMLTQDPRRRITSAQVLEHPWMREGGEASDKPIDSAVLSRMKQFRAMNKLKQLALKVIAESLSEEEIKGLKSMFANMDTDNSGTITYEELKSGLARLGSKLSEVEVQQLMDAADVDGNGTIDYLEFITATMHRHKLESYEHLYKAFQYFDKDNSGFITRDELESAMKEYGMGDEATIKDIISEVDSDNDGRINYDEFCAMMRSGTQQKGKLF; encoded by the exons ATGGGTGGCTGTTTCAGCAAGAAAGATTATGAAGAAGGTGCTAATGGGTATAGATCAGCAGCCACTGCTTACCATACTGTTAGTGCTGAAAAGTCATCTCAAAGGCCTCAACAAGCTCAGCCTCGGCCACAGCCTCAGGTTCAGCAAACAGGCCCATCACTTAAGCCCAGGCAAGTTTCTAGACCTGAGCCAAACACTATTTTAGGTAAGCCCTTTGAAGACATCAGGGCTATATATACTCTTGGTAAAGAATTGGGTAGGGGTCAATTTGGTTGTGTGTATCAATGTACTGAAAATTCAACTGGTCAATTATATGCTTGTAAGTCAATCTTGAAAAGAAAGCTTGTTAGTAAGAATGATAAGGAGGATATTAAGAGagagattcagattttgcagCATTTGAGTGGGCAGCCTAATATTGTCGAATTTAAAGGTGTTTATGAGGATAGGCAATCTGTGCATCTTGTGATGGAGCTTTGTGCTGGTGGGGAGTTGTTTGATAGGATTATTGCTCAAGGACATTATTCCGAGAGAGCGGCTGCCACGATTTGTAGGCAGATTGTGAATGTTGTTCATGTCTGTCATTTTATGGGGGTGATGCATAGGGATCTTAAGCCTGAGAATTTCTTGCTTTCGAGTAAGGATAAGGATGCAATGTTGAAGGCGACTGATTTTGGGTTATCTGTGTTCATAGAAGAAG gaaagGTATATCGTAATATAGTTGGCAGTGCTTACTATGTTGCTCCTGAAGTACTACGACGTAGTTATGGAAAGGAGATTGATATCTGGAGTGCAGGAGTTATATTGTATATTTTACTTAGTGGTGTACCTCCATTTTGGGCTG AGAATGAGAAAGGAATATTCGATGCGATACTGGAAGGAGTGATTGACTTTGAAAGTGAACCATGGCCGTCAGTCTCAAACAGTGCTAAAGACCTTGTTAGAAAGATGCTGACTCAGGATCCAAGGAGAAGGATTACTTCTGCGCAAGTTCTTG AACATCCATGGATGAGAGAAGGCGGAGAAGCATCAGACAAGCCAATAGATAGTGCAGTCCTCTCTAGAATGAAGCAATTCAGAGCAATGAACAAGCTCAAACAACTTGCACTTAAG GTCATTGCTGAAAGTCTATCCGAGGAAGAAATTAAAGGTCTTAAATCCATGTTCGCTAACATGGACACAGACAATAGTGGTACAATCACTTACGAAGAATTGAAGTCAGGACTGGCACGGCTAGGCTCAAAGCTATCAGAAGTGGAGGTCCAACAATTGATGGATGCT GCTGATGTAGATGGAAATGGCACAATTGACTACCTTGAATTTATTACTGCTACTATGCATAGGCACAAGCTTGAAAGTTATGAGCATCTATATAAAGCATTCCAGTATTTTGACAAGGATAATAGCGG CTTCATTACTAGAGATGAGCTGGAATCTGCAATGAAAGAGTACGGAATGGGTGATGAAGCCACCATCAAGGACATTATCTCTGAAGTAGATTCAGATAAT GATGGAAGGATTAATTATGATGAGTTCTGTGCAATGATGAGAAGTGGCACCCAACAGAAAGGGAAGCTTTTTTGA